A region of Rhizobium grahamii DNA encodes the following proteins:
- a CDS encoding BMP family lipoprotein, whose protein sequence is MKKSLLTLLAVAAMSTTALAADVKPALVYGTGGKFDKSFNEAAYNGAEKFKKETGIAYRDFEPTGDTQGEQAIRNFASRGFNPVVAVSFAWTSAIEKVAAEFPDTKFIIVDAVVDKPNVRSVVYKEEEGSYLVGVLAGMASKTGKVGFVGGMDIPLIRKFECGYEQGARAANAKMEVFQNMTGTTGAAWNDPVRGGELTKNQIDQGADVIYAAAGATGLGVLQTAADNKKFSIGVDSNQNYLHPGSVLTSMVKRVDLAVYNAYTDTKADKFTGGVQSLGVKEDGVSAAIDEHNKALITPEMLAAVEKAKADIIAGTVKVHDYTSDNACPK, encoded by the coding sequence ATGAAAAAATCCCTTCTGACTCTCCTCGCCGTGGCTGCCATGTCCACGACGGCGCTGGCCGCCGACGTCAAGCCAGCTCTCGTCTATGGCACCGGCGGGAAGTTCGATAAGTCTTTCAACGAAGCCGCCTACAACGGCGCTGAAAAGTTCAAGAAGGAAACCGGTATCGCCTATCGCGATTTCGAGCCCACCGGTGATACGCAGGGCGAGCAGGCAATCCGCAACTTCGCAAGCCGCGGCTTCAACCCGGTTGTTGCCGTCTCGTTCGCCTGGACCTCGGCGATTGAAAAGGTTGCCGCCGAATTCCCCGACACCAAGTTCATCATCGTTGACGCCGTCGTCGACAAGCCGAACGTTCGCTCGGTAGTCTACAAGGAAGAGGAAGGTTCCTACCTCGTCGGCGTTCTCGCCGGCATGGCCTCCAAGACCGGCAAGGTCGGGTTCGTCGGCGGCATGGACATTCCGCTGATCCGCAAGTTCGAGTGCGGCTACGAGCAGGGCGCACGGGCTGCAAATGCCAAGATGGAAGTGTTCCAGAACATGACCGGCACGACCGGTGCCGCCTGGAACGACCCGGTCCGCGGTGGCGAGCTCACCAAGAACCAGATCGACCAGGGCGCTGACGTGATCTACGCGGCAGCCGGCGCAACCGGTCTCGGCGTTCTGCAGACGGCAGCCGACAACAAGAAGTTCTCGATCGGCGTCGATTCGAACCAGAACTACCTGCATCCGGGCTCCGTCCTGACCTCGATGGTCAAGCGTGTCGACCTCGCTGTCTACAACGCCTACACCGACACCAAGGCTGACAAGTTCACCGGTGGCGTACAGTCGCTCGGCGTCAAGGAAGACGGTGTTTCGGCTGCTATCGACGAGCACAACAAGGCCCTCATCACGCCTGAAATGCTGGCAGCCGTCGAAAAGGCCAAGGCCGACATCATCGCAGGAACCGTCAAGGTTCACGATTACACATCGGACAACGCCTGCCCGAAGTGA
- a CDS encoding cytidine deaminase, translating to MSHDLFEAARGAMAFAHAPYSKFPVGAAIRAEDGKVYTGANIENLSFPQGWCAEPTAISAMIMGGAKKIVEMAVIAEKLPLCPPCGGCRQKISEFASKETRIYLCDEAGVKKTMTMDELLPFSFETELG from the coding sequence ATGTCGCACGATCTTTTCGAAGCCGCACGCGGCGCCATGGCCTTTGCCCATGCGCCCTACTCCAAGTTCCCCGTTGGCGCGGCGATCCGCGCCGAGGACGGGAAGGTCTATACCGGCGCCAACATCGAGAACCTGTCGTTCCCGCAGGGCTGGTGTGCGGAGCCCACCGCGATCAGCGCGATGATCATGGGCGGCGCCAAGAAAATCGTCGAGATGGCTGTCATCGCCGAAAAACTGCCGCTCTGCCCGCCCTGTGGCGGCTGCCGCCAGAAGATCTCGGAGTTCGCGTCGAAGGAAACCCGCATCTATCTTTGTGACGAGGCTGGCGTGAAGAAGACCATGACGATGGACGAGCTTCTGCCGTTCAGCTTCGAAACGGAACTGGGATGA
- a CDS encoding tyrosine-type recombinase/integrase produces MNALIEENASIIYLYQGELRHGKGFHPKTVNDILRHIWQFEGHTGSVDFRSVTRRMIEDFKDELIDRAGKSGKEGLSASTIVHTFGNLKAFFIWLADQDGYRRAITAQLYNHFNSPRHLVELAGAAAQKFVPSAEQLRLMLREMPANLPAQRRDRAMLAALLLFGVRDGALISLRLKHVDIDRKQVFQDAREVKTKFSKTSVVDWFPVGDDIEHIVIEWIGELRSMGAGDDAPLFPTAPFRPWIGRHRIELEFLTTAAPVRQVLRKAAAAAGVPYFKPHAIRSTVARLSDEWASSPRDLKALSQNFGHEQVSTTSKYYGDVEPDVKEQLFRKMRDKQRNPGARDISELVERVSLETQDVVRKILQLALDKK; encoded by the coding sequence ATGAATGCATTGATCGAAGAGAACGCCTCTATCATCTACCTTTACCAGGGTGAACTGAGGCATGGAAAAGGGTTCCACCCGAAGACCGTTAACGACATCCTGCGCCATATCTGGCAGTTCGAGGGCCACACCGGATCGGTCGACTTCCGATCAGTGACCCGTAGGATGATCGAGGACTTCAAGGATGAGCTCATCGACCGGGCAGGCAAGTCCGGCAAGGAGGGATTGTCCGCCTCGACTATTGTCCATACGTTTGGGAACCTGAAAGCCTTCTTTATCTGGCTTGCGGATCAGGACGGCTATCGGAGGGCGATCACCGCTCAACTCTATAACCATTTCAACTCGCCGAGGCATCTCGTTGAGCTTGCTGGAGCTGCGGCGCAGAAGTTTGTCCCAAGTGCAGAACAACTGCGGCTAATGCTTCGGGAGATGCCGGCAAATTTGCCTGCCCAGCGCAGGGACCGCGCTATGTTGGCGGCCCTGCTCCTGTTTGGGGTTCGCGATGGCGCGCTGATCTCGCTTCGCCTGAAGCATGTCGACATCGACCGCAAACAGGTGTTCCAGGACGCACGCGAGGTGAAGACGAAGTTCAGCAAGACGAGCGTCGTCGACTGGTTTCCAGTCGGAGACGACATCGAACATATTGTCATCGAGTGGATCGGCGAGCTGAGGAGCATGGGCGCAGGAGACGATGCCCCTCTCTTTCCAACAGCGCCATTCAGACCGTGGATCGGCCGGCACCGCATCGAGCTAGAGTTCCTGACCACTGCTGCACCTGTCCGGCAGGTTTTGCGGAAGGCGGCAGCTGCCGCGGGTGTTCCCTACTTCAAACCGCATGCCATCCGCTCCACAGTCGCAAGGCTATCCGACGAATGGGCCTCGTCGCCGCGAGATTTGAAGGCGCTCAGTCAGAACTTTGGCCATGAACAGGTCAGCACGACCTCAAAGTATTACGGTGATGTCGAGCCTGACGTGAAAGAGCAGCTCTTCCGCAAGATGCGCGACAAGCAGCGGAATCCGGGTGCACGCGACATCAGTGAGCTTGTAGAGCGCGTCAGCCTGGAGACGCAGGATGTGGTGCGCAAGATCCTGCAGTTGGCGCTGGACAAGAAATAG
- the pseF gene encoding pseudaminic acid cytidylyltransferase, which yields MVIALIPARGGSKRIPRKNIKLFAGRPMIGWAIETATKCGCFERVVVSTDSEEIALVSRSLGAEVPFIRPAHLADDHADTASVVQHSLDELQVQDELLCCIYATTPMLLSDDIVAGIEAVQKDPAVQYAFTVGEFSCPIERALRLTGKGGVEPIYPENMTKRTQDLSHAFFDAGQFYVGRVSAWKRRLPIFGPYSTPIRLPAHRAIDIDNEQDWRRAELLFELVRGANKSIRE from the coding sequence GTGGTGATTGCTCTTATCCCGGCAAGGGGTGGATCTAAACGAATTCCACGCAAAAATATTAAGCTTTTCGCGGGCCGCCCGATGATTGGGTGGGCAATCGAAACAGCGACGAAATGTGGCTGCTTTGAGCGCGTCGTTGTATCGACCGACAGCGAAGAAATCGCACTAGTGTCTCGTTCGCTTGGGGCCGAAGTGCCATTCATTCGGCCAGCTCATCTTGCCGACGATCATGCAGATACCGCATCTGTTGTCCAGCACTCACTCGACGAGCTACAAGTTCAAGATGAGCTCTTGTGTTGCATTTATGCGACAACCCCAATGCTGTTAAGTGATGACATCGTAGCAGGTATCGAGGCTGTTCAGAAAGATCCAGCCGTCCAGTACGCCTTCACCGTCGGCGAATTCTCTTGCCCGATTGAGCGAGCGCTTCGGTTGACAGGAAAAGGTGGAGTAGAGCCTATCTATCCCGAGAATATGACTAAACGAACTCAAGATCTTAGTCACGCTTTCTTCGACGCCGGCCAGTTCTATGTTGGTAGAGTTTCCGCTTGGAAGAGACGCCTGCCGATATTTGGACCATATAGCACGCCTATAAGGCTTCCAGCTCACAGAGCCATTGATATCGACAACGAGCAAGATTGGAGGCGAGCGGAACTGCTTTTTGAGCTCGTGCGCGGAGCTAACAAAAGTATAAGAGAATAG
- a CDS encoding purine-nucleoside phosphorylase translates to MKAAIDLLSGRLGSHSPRYGIVLGSGLGSLVDQLEDAVRIPYGDLPSFPVSAVSGHAGEVVIGSLGGVSVVMLSGRVHFYEKGDAAAMRAPLEVLKALGVDSLILTNSAGSLREDMPPGSVMQISDHINYSGMNPLIGEESDKRFVGMTNAYDAELAAAMQHAAERTNIPLAKGVYMWFSGPSFETPAEIRMARILGADAVGMSTVPEVIIARMLGMRVAAASVITNYGAGMTGSELSHDETKDMAPVGGARLAAILKDMIAAGGNE, encoded by the coding sequence ATGAAGGCGGCTATTGACCTGCTGAGCGGCAGACTGGGCAGCCATTCCCCGCGCTACGGCATCGTGCTCGGCTCCGGCCTCGGCTCGCTTGTCGATCAGCTGGAGGATGCCGTACGCATACCGTACGGCGATCTTCCAAGCTTCCCGGTCAGCGCGGTTTCCGGTCACGCCGGCGAAGTGGTTATCGGCTCGCTCGGCGGCGTTTCCGTGGTCATGCTGTCCGGCCGCGTGCATTTCTACGAAAAGGGTGATGCCGCTGCCATGCGCGCGCCGCTGGAGGTGCTGAAGGCGCTTGGGGTCGATTCCCTGATCCTGACCAATTCGGCTGGCTCGCTGCGTGAAGACATGCCGCCCGGGTCGGTGATGCAGATCTCCGATCACATCAACTATTCCGGCATGAACCCGCTGATCGGCGAGGAAAGCGACAAGCGTTTCGTCGGGATGACCAATGCCTATGACGCTGAACTCGCCGCCGCGATGCAACACGCCGCGGAACGGACCAACATCCCGCTCGCCAAGGGCGTCTACATGTGGTTCTCGGGTCCGAGCTTTGAAACTCCGGCCGAGATACGCATGGCGCGTATCCTCGGCGCCGATGCCGTCGGCATGTCGACCGTGCCCGAAGTCATCATCGCCAGAATGCTTGGCATGAGGGTTGCGGCTGCCTCTGTCATCACCAATTATGGTGCAGGCATGACCGGTTCCGAACTCAGCCACGACGAAACCAAGGACATGGCGCCTGTTGGAGGCGCCCGTCTCGCTGCCATCCTCAAGGACATGATCGCAGCTGGAGGAAACGAATAA
- the deoC gene encoding deoxyribose-phosphate aldolase encodes MSTHSLKETAAVALSLLDLTNLKDDCTEAQIDALCARAQTPYGNTAAICIWPRFVAHARAILGSGHSVKIATVVNFPSGEMEVADVAAETREAIADGADEIDLVIPYRAFMSGSGKAVTDMVAAVRAECVEPVLLKVILETGEIKDPALIRRASELAIEAGADFIKTSTGKVSVNATLEAADIMLRSIRHSGRKVGFKPAGGIGSVADAALYLSLAETIMAPDWPMPSTFRFGASGLLDDILAVLSGTQSTQSAASSY; translated from the coding sequence ATGAGCACCCATTCCCTCAAGGAAACGGCCGCGGTCGCACTGTCCCTTCTCGACTTGACGAACCTCAAGGATGATTGCACCGAAGCCCAGATCGACGCGCTTTGCGCGCGGGCACAGACGCCCTACGGCAATACGGCTGCCATCTGCATCTGGCCGCGCTTCGTCGCGCACGCCCGCGCCATTCTCGGCAGCGGGCATTCCGTCAAGATCGCGACCGTCGTCAATTTTCCATCGGGCGAGATGGAAGTAGCCGACGTCGCGGCCGAGACGCGCGAAGCGATTGCTGACGGCGCCGACGAGATCGACCTTGTGATCCCCTATCGCGCGTTCATGTCGGGCAGCGGCAAGGCCGTGACCGACATGGTCGCAGCGGTGCGCGCCGAATGCGTTGAGCCGGTATTGCTGAAGGTCATCCTGGAGACCGGCGAGATCAAGGATCCGGCGCTGATCCGCCGCGCATCCGAACTGGCGATCGAGGCCGGTGCTGATTTCATCAAGACGTCGACGGGCAAGGTCTCCGTCAACGCGACGCTTGAAGCGGCTGACATCATGCTTCGTTCAATCCGCCATAGCGGCCGAAAGGTCGGCTTCAAGCCGGCCGGTGGCATTGGATCGGTTGCGGATGCGGCCCTCTACCTCAGCCTCGCAGAGACGATCATGGCACCGGATTGGCCGATGCCTTCGACGTTCCGCTTCGGTGCATCGGGCCTGCTGGACGATATCCTTGCCGTTCTCAGCGGAACGCAATCGACACAATCGGCGGCATCGAGCTACTGA
- a CDS encoding class I SAM-dependent methyltransferase, with protein MTDKIQERTFLDTEGDQWYQRNKSALAHNEDETALDTIKRVLNSKRADISAILEIGCGNGKKVANLGNFFNAESFGVDPSEIAVKDGSVQFPSAKLQVGTASKLPFLDGQFDLVYFGFCLYLVDRGDMLKAVAEADRVLRPGGFLAILDFDPAIRHKREYHHRRGLFSYKTSYANFFTGSGHYYLVAKDSLSHTGNTFSEDSNERVSISILYKEEDAY; from the coding sequence ATGACCGATAAAATCCAAGAACGCACATTTCTGGATACAGAAGGCGATCAGTGGTATCAAAGAAATAAGTCAGCGTTGGCCCACAACGAAGACGAAACTGCGTTAGACACGATCAAACGTGTACTGAACTCAAAGAGAGCCGATATAAGCGCCATTCTTGAGATAGGATGCGGCAACGGCAAAAAGGTGGCCAACCTCGGCAATTTTTTCAATGCTGAAAGTTTTGGAGTCGATCCATCTGAGATCGCCGTAAAAGATGGTTCTGTACAGTTCCCCAGCGCAAAGTTACAAGTCGGCACCGCCTCCAAGCTTCCATTTCTCGATGGTCAGTTCGATCTCGTTTATTTTGGCTTCTGCCTGTATCTAGTTGATCGAGGCGATATGCTTAAAGCAGTTGCGGAGGCTGATCGGGTACTTCGGCCCGGCGGATTTCTTGCAATTTTAGACTTCGATCCGGCCATACGCCACAAACGCGAGTATCATCATCGCAGAGGTCTTTTCAGTTATAAGACGTCGTATGCCAACTTCTTTACAGGCAGCGGCCACTATTACCTCGTCGCAAAGGACAGCCTTTCTCATACTGGCAATACGTTCTCAGAGGACAGCAACGAGCGCGTTTCCATATCTATCCTATATAAAGAAGAGGACGCTTATTAA
- a CDS encoding ABC transporter ATP-binding protein, whose translation MTDTPAIELVGIDKKFGAVHANKDINLTVAKGTIHGIIGENGAGKSTLMSIIYGFYHADQGEIRVNGQAVTIKDSQAAIATGIGMVHQHFMLVDNFTVLENIMLGAEGGALLARGVASARAELKRLEKEYGLEVNPDALIEQLPVGLQQRVEILKAMYRGAEILILDEPTGVLTPAEADHLFKILGVLRDQGKTVILITHKLREIMAITDTVSVMRRGEMVATRKTAETTVEELAELMVGRRVLLRVQKGEANPGKVILSVRNLTVKDNRGVVMVDNVSFDVRAGEIVGVAGVAGNGQSELLEAIAGIRKPHSGEIFLDGQPIDKADPARLRELGLAHIPEDRHHMGLVLKFEEYENSVLGYHRNSAYSKGPLLDLDAIRKDAMEKIEKYDIRPPNPRLKTANFSGGNQQKIVVAREIERDPTALIIGQPTRGVDIGAIEFIHRRIIEMRDAGKAILLVSVELDEIRALSDRILVMFAGHVVGEKTPDAGEQTLGLMMAGIAA comes from the coding sequence GTGACTGACACGCCCGCTATCGAACTTGTGGGCATCGACAAGAAATTCGGTGCCGTCCACGCCAACAAAGACATCAACCTCACCGTCGCCAAAGGCACGATCCACGGCATCATCGGAGAGAACGGGGCCGGAAAATCGACGCTGATGTCGATCATCTACGGTTTTTACCACGCCGACCAGGGCGAGATCCGGGTCAACGGCCAGGCCGTGACGATCAAGGACAGCCAAGCGGCAATCGCCACAGGCATCGGCATGGTGCACCAGCACTTCATGCTCGTTGACAATTTCACGGTGCTCGAGAACATCATGCTCGGCGCCGAGGGCGGAGCGCTGCTCGCCAGGGGCGTGGCATCGGCCCGCGCCGAACTGAAGCGGCTCGAGAAGGAATATGGCCTTGAGGTCAACCCGGATGCGCTGATCGAGCAGCTCCCGGTCGGCCTGCAGCAACGCGTCGAAATCCTGAAGGCCATGTATCGCGGCGCCGAAATCCTCATTCTCGACGAGCCGACCGGCGTTCTGACACCTGCTGAAGCCGACCATCTGTTCAAGATCCTCGGCGTGCTGCGCGATCAGGGCAAGACCGTCATTCTCATCACGCACAAGCTGCGCGAAATCATGGCGATTACCGACACGGTATCGGTCATGCGCCGCGGCGAGATGGTCGCGACCCGCAAGACGGCGGAAACGACCGTCGAAGAACTTGCCGAGCTGATGGTCGGCCGTCGCGTCCTGCTGCGCGTCCAGAAGGGCGAGGCCAATCCAGGCAAAGTCATCCTATCCGTGCGCAATCTGACGGTGAAGGATAACCGCGGCGTCGTCATGGTCGACAACGTCTCGTTCGACGTCAGAGCCGGCGAGATCGTCGGCGTTGCCGGGGTCGCCGGCAACGGACAGTCGGAGCTGCTGGAAGCCATTGCCGGTATCCGCAAGCCGCACTCCGGCGAGATATTCCTCGACGGCCAGCCGATTGACAAGGCGGATCCCGCGCGCCTGCGCGAACTTGGCCTCGCGCACATCCCCGAGGACCGGCACCACATGGGCCTCGTGCTGAAGTTCGAGGAGTACGAGAACTCGGTGCTCGGCTATCATCGCAATTCCGCCTACAGCAAAGGACCGCTCCTCGATCTCGACGCGATCCGCAAGGACGCGATGGAGAAGATCGAGAAGTATGACATCCGCCCGCCGAACCCGCGCCTGAAGACGGCGAATTTCTCCGGCGGCAACCAGCAGAAGATCGTCGTCGCCCGCGAGATCGAACGCGATCCGACGGCGCTGATCATCGGTCAGCCGACGCGCGGCGTCGATATCGGCGCCATCGAGTTCATCCATCGCCGCATCATCGAGATGCGCGATGCGGGCAAGGCAATCCTGCTCGTCTCCGTCGAACTCGACGAAATCCGCGCCCTTTCCGACCGTATCCTTGTCATGTTTGCCGGCCACGTGGTCGGCGAGAAGACGCCCGATGCCGGTGAACAGACCCTCGGCCTGATGATGGCCGGCATTGCCGCGTGA
- a CDS encoding ABC transporter permease has translation MSTASVPLPNWINYGLIPLLNLVVAFLISGFVVWLIGESPLGALSLLIEGALGSGEGIGFTLYYATSFIFTGLSVAVAIHAGLFNIGSEGQAYLGGLGCALVALALDNYVPWYVTMPIAVIGAGLFGAAWALIPAFLQAKRGSHIVITTIMFNYIGAALMVYLLVHVLIVPGKMAPETRTFLEGGQLPKLGWLMNMFGAKLGAAPFNVSFIIALVASYFVWLLIWRTKLGFEMRTLGVSPSAASYAGIPYARTVMIAMLLSGALAGMMALNPVMGSSARLQVEFVGGAGFVGIAVSLMGRNHPVGIVFSAILFGILYQGGDWISFEMPTITREMILVIQGLVILFAGALEYMFRPALVRVYQQFKGK, from the coding sequence ATGAGCACTGCTTCCGTCCCGCTTCCCAATTGGATCAATTACGGCCTCATTCCGCTTTTGAACCTTGTCGTTGCCTTCCTGATCTCGGGCTTCGTCGTCTGGCTGATCGGCGAAAGCCCGCTCGGCGCCCTGTCACTCCTGATCGAAGGAGCACTCGGCAGCGGCGAAGGCATCGGCTTCACGCTGTACTATGCAACGAGCTTCATCTTCACGGGGCTCTCGGTCGCCGTTGCGATCCATGCCGGCCTCTTCAACATCGGTTCCGAAGGCCAGGCCTATCTCGGCGGCCTCGGCTGCGCGCTGGTGGCACTGGCTCTCGACAATTATGTGCCGTGGTACGTCACAATGCCCATCGCCGTCATCGGCGCCGGGCTCTTCGGCGCGGCCTGGGCCCTCATTCCCGCATTCCTGCAGGCCAAGCGCGGCAGCCACATCGTCATCACGACGATCATGTTCAATTACATCGGTGCGGCACTGATGGTGTACCTGCTGGTGCATGTCCTGATCGTGCCGGGCAAGATGGCGCCTGAGACCCGTACCTTCCTCGAAGGCGGCCAGCTTCCGAAACTCGGCTGGCTGATGAACATGTTCGGCGCGAAGCTTGGCGCGGCACCGTTCAACGTTTCGTTCATCATCGCGCTGGTTGCATCCTATTTCGTCTGGCTACTGATCTGGCGCACGAAGCTCGGCTTCGAGATGCGCACGCTCGGCGTCAGCCCCAGTGCTGCCTCCTATGCCGGTATTCCCTATGCACGCACGGTCATGATCGCCATGCTGCTGTCGGGCGCGCTCGCCGGCATGATGGCGCTCAACCCGGTCATGGGTTCGTCGGCACGCCTGCAGGTCGAGTTCGTCGGCGGCGCGGGCTTTGTCGGCATTGCCGTATCGCTGATGGGACGCAACCATCCTGTCGGCATCGTCTTTTCGGCGATCCTTTTCGGTATCCTCTATCAGGGCGGTGACTGGATCTCCTTCGAGATGCCCACCATCACGCGCGAGATGATCCTGGTCATCCAGGGTCTGGTGATCCTGTTTGCCGGTGCTCTGGAGTACATGTTCCGTCCGGCGCTTGTGCGCGTCTACCAGCAGTTCAAGGGCAAGTGA